A window from Hemicordylus capensis ecotype Gifberg chromosome 2, rHemCap1.1.pri, whole genome shotgun sequence encodes these proteins:
- the KCNV2 gene encoding potassium voltage-gated channel subfamily V member 2 isoform X1: MWNFKQRSRSQTSTYQAAAPHAVSESTDGHKGMVCLEEIQTGGFGATDWRSQSQLPQKTERNYYCLDQEEEEEEEEEEEEEQKTLPSVFPFTPPCSSEAAASSSSVLNINVGGQSYHLTYQAVAIYPTTRLGRLATSTDRRRQLGLCDDYAAQGDEYFFDRDPAVFQLVYNFYASGVLRVRDELCPCSFLEELSYWGVRLKYTPRCCRICFEERRDELNEQLKVQRELRAQAAVQESEHLFQHMRYAAQRWRLWNLMEKPFSSTTAKAMGVASSFFVLISVVALALNTVEEMQHKDKGSEEIRPMLEHVETFCIAFFTLEYVLRLVSTPDLRHFVSSTLNAVDLIAILPLYLQLLLEHFVDEDQPRGRGSPHEHDIEKVGRVGKVGQVLRIMRLMRIFRILKLARHSTGLRAFGFTLRQCYQQVGCLLLFIALGIFAFSAMVYTVEHDVSSTNFTSIPHAWWWAAVSISTVGYGDMCPETHLGRLFAFLCIAFGIILNGMPISVLYNKFSDYYIKLKAYEYTAIRKDRGKVDFTRRAMKKMSECCGNKPTQLSRHRYN, translated from the exons ATGTGGAACTTTAAGCAAAGGTCACGATCCCAAACCTCCACCTATCAAGCTGCAGCTCCCCATGCTGTTTCGGAATCTACGGATGGACATAAAGGAATGGTGTGTCTAGAAGAAATACAAACTGGGGGATTTGGTGCTACTGACTGGCGATCCCAATCACAGCTGCCCCAGAAAACTGAGAGGAACTACTACTGCTTGgatcaagaggaggaggaggaggaggaggaggaggaggaggaagagcagaagacaCTCCCTTCAGTGTTTCCATTCACTCCTCCTTGTTCTTCTgaagctgctgcttcctcctcttctgtgCTCAACATCAACGTTGGTGGCCAAAGCTACCACCTAACCTACCAGGCGGTGGCTATCTATCCCACAACTCGGCTGGGCCGCTTGGCCACTTCCACGGACCGCCGTCGCCAGCTGGGCCTGTGCGATGACTATGCCGCTCAGGGAGATGAGTATTTCTTCGACCGAGACCCTGCCGTCTTCCAGCTGGTCTACAACTTCTATGCCTCTGGGGTGCTACGGGTGCGGGATgagctatgcccctgcagcttCCTGGAGGAGCTGAGTTACTGGGGGGTACGGCTCAAATATACGCCACGCTGCTGCCGCATCTGCTTTGAAGAGAGGCGCGATGAGCTGAATGAGCAGCTGAAAGTACAGCGGGAGTTGCGCGCCCAGGCTGCAGTCCAGGAGAGTGAGCACCTCTTCCAGCATATGCGCTATGCGGCACAACGCTGGCGTCTCTGGAACCTCATGGAGAAGCCCTTCTCTTCAACCACAGCAAAAGCTATGGGAGTAGCCTCCAGCTTCTTCGTGCTCATCTCTGTGGTAGCGCTGGCTCTTAACACTGTGGAGGAGATGCAGCATAAGGACAAGGGCAGTGAGGAGATTCGGCCCATGCTGGAGCACGTGGAGACCTTCTGCATTGCCTTCTTCACCCTGGAATATGTGCTGCGGTTGGTCTCAACCCCAGACCTGCGTCACTTTGTTAGCAGCACCCTCAATGCTGTCGACCTCATTGCGATCTTGCCCCTCTACCTCCAACTACTGTTGGAACATTTTGTTGATGAGGACCAACCTCGGGGACGAGGCTCTCCGCATGAGCATGACATTGAGAAGGTGGGGCGAGTGGGGAAGGTAGGGCAGGTGCTGCGCATCATGCGCCTTATGCGCATTTTCCGCATCCTCAAATTGGCCCGCCATTCTACAGGGCTGCGAGCCTTTGGCTTCACTTTGCGCCAATGCTACCAGCAAGTAGGCTGCCTTTTGCTCTTCATTGCCCTAGGCATCTTTGCCTTTTCTGCCATGGTCTACACTGTGGAGCATGATGTTTCCAGCACAAACTTCACCAGCATCCCGCATGCCTGGTGGTGGGCTGCC GTAAGCATTTCTACAGTAGGATATGGAGACATGTGTCCAGAAACCCATCTTGGACGACTATTTGCTTTCTTGTGCATTGCATTTGGAATAATCCTGAATGGAATGCCCATCTCTGTCCTGTATAATAAGTTCTCAGACTATTATATCAAGCTGAAAGCATATGAGTACACAGCTATACggaaagacagagggaaagtGGATTTTACACGAAGAGCCATGAAGAAAATGTCTGAGTGCTGTGGAAACAAACCCACCCAATTATCAAGACACAGATACAATTGA
- the KCNV2 gene encoding potassium voltage-gated channel subfamily V member 2 isoform X2, translated as MWNFKQRSRSQTSTYQAAAPHAVSESTDGHKGMVCLEEIQTGGFGATDWRSQSQLPQKTERNYYCLDQEEEEEEEEEEEEEQKTLPSVFPFTPPCSSEAAASSSSVLNINVGGQSYHLTYQAVAIYPTTRLGRLATSTDRRRQLGLCDDYAAQGDEYFFDRDPAVFQLVYNFYASGVLRVRDELCPCSFLEELSYWGVRLKYTPRCCRICFEERRDELNEQLKVQRELRAQAAVQESEHLFQHMRYAAQRWRLWNLMEKPFSSTTAKAMGVASSFFVLISVVALALNTVEEMQHKDKGSEEIRPMLEHVETFCIAFFTLEYVLRLVSTPDLRHFVSSTLNAVDLIAILPLYLQLLLEHFVDEDQPRGRGSPHEHDIEKVGRVGKVGQVLRIMRLMRIFRILKLARHSTGLRAFGFTLRQCYQQVGCLLLFIALGIFAFSAMVYTVEHDVSSTNFTSIPHAWWWAAVVSSSVSEETCRSSTMADVSGQQHSPQLSKISM; from the exons ATGTGGAACTTTAAGCAAAGGTCACGATCCCAAACCTCCACCTATCAAGCTGCAGCTCCCCATGCTGTTTCGGAATCTACGGATGGACATAAAGGAATGGTGTGTCTAGAAGAAATACAAACTGGGGGATTTGGTGCTACTGACTGGCGATCCCAATCACAGCTGCCCCAGAAAACTGAGAGGAACTACTACTGCTTGgatcaagaggaggaggaggaggaggaggaggaggaggaggaagagcagaagacaCTCCCTTCAGTGTTTCCATTCACTCCTCCTTGTTCTTCTgaagctgctgcttcctcctcttctgtgCTCAACATCAACGTTGGTGGCCAAAGCTACCACCTAACCTACCAGGCGGTGGCTATCTATCCCACAACTCGGCTGGGCCGCTTGGCCACTTCCACGGACCGCCGTCGCCAGCTGGGCCTGTGCGATGACTATGCCGCTCAGGGAGATGAGTATTTCTTCGACCGAGACCCTGCCGTCTTCCAGCTGGTCTACAACTTCTATGCCTCTGGGGTGCTACGGGTGCGGGATgagctatgcccctgcagcttCCTGGAGGAGCTGAGTTACTGGGGGGTACGGCTCAAATATACGCCACGCTGCTGCCGCATCTGCTTTGAAGAGAGGCGCGATGAGCTGAATGAGCAGCTGAAAGTACAGCGGGAGTTGCGCGCCCAGGCTGCAGTCCAGGAGAGTGAGCACCTCTTCCAGCATATGCGCTATGCGGCACAACGCTGGCGTCTCTGGAACCTCATGGAGAAGCCCTTCTCTTCAACCACAGCAAAAGCTATGGGAGTAGCCTCCAGCTTCTTCGTGCTCATCTCTGTGGTAGCGCTGGCTCTTAACACTGTGGAGGAGATGCAGCATAAGGACAAGGGCAGTGAGGAGATTCGGCCCATGCTGGAGCACGTGGAGACCTTCTGCATTGCCTTCTTCACCCTGGAATATGTGCTGCGGTTGGTCTCAACCCCAGACCTGCGTCACTTTGTTAGCAGCACCCTCAATGCTGTCGACCTCATTGCGATCTTGCCCCTCTACCTCCAACTACTGTTGGAACATTTTGTTGATGAGGACCAACCTCGGGGACGAGGCTCTCCGCATGAGCATGACATTGAGAAGGTGGGGCGAGTGGGGAAGGTAGGGCAGGTGCTGCGCATCATGCGCCTTATGCGCATTTTCCGCATCCTCAAATTGGCCCGCCATTCTACAGGGCTGCGAGCCTTTGGCTTCACTTTGCGCCAATGCTACCAGCAAGTAGGCTGCCTTTTGCTCTTCATTGCCCTAGGCATCTTTGCCTTTTCTGCCATGGTCTACACTGTGGAGCATGATGTTTCCAGCACAAACTTCACCAGCATCCCGCATGCCTGGTGGTGGGCTGCC GTTGTTTCCTCATCAGTCAGTGAGGAAACGTGTAGGAGCAGCACCATGGCGGATGTGTCAGGGCAGCAACACAGTCCACAGCTTTCCAAGATATCCAT GTAA